The following are encoded in a window of Manihot esculenta cultivar AM560-2 chromosome 8, M.esculenta_v8, whole genome shotgun sequence genomic DNA:
- the LOC110620339 gene encoding Werner Syndrome-like exonuclease gives MTVSIRDYQITYDITFFTDQIHTLVTNTPSLVDQWITETQQLLHQNPTIVGLDVEWRPNDRYTKNRIATLQLCIDHRCLIFQLIHSPFIPQSLVEFLLSKNFVFVGVEIGNDVEKLVEDYGLSVRNTVDLRNLAAEKLGIRKNAGLKNLAKEVLGKEINKPEIVTRSEWDNQWLTSDQVQYACLDAFVSSEIGRRLNSSSSSSSSASASASSSASASASSSASALLRLLLRRLRLLLRLLLLLLLLLLLLLLLLED, from the coding sequence ATGACAGTGAGCATCAGAGACTACCAAATCACCTACGATATCACCTTCTTCACGGACCAGATCCACACTCTAGTCACCAACACTCCCTCCCTCGTCGACCAATGGATTACCGAAACCCAACAACTACTTCACCAAAACCCTACCATCGTTGGCCTAGATGTCGAGTGGCGTCCCAACGACCGCTATACCAAGAACCGAATCGCCACTCTACAGCTTTGCATTGATCACAGATGCCTCATTTTTCAGCTCATACATTCCCCATTTATCCCACAATCTCTTGTCGAATTTCTTCTCAGTAAGAATTTCGTGTTTGTGGGGGTTGAAATTGGGAATGACGTTGAAAAGCTGGTGGAGGATTATGGGTTGAGTGTGAGAAACACAGTGGATTTGAGGAACTTGGCTGCGGAGAAGCTAGGAATTAGGAAGAATGCTGGGTTGAAGAATTTGGCCAAGGAAGTGTTGGGGAAGGAAATTAATAAGCCCGAGATAGTCACAAGGAGTGAATGGGACAATCAATGGCTTACTTCTGATCAGGTTCAGTATGCTTGTCTTGATGCCTTTGTGTCTTCTGAAATCGGCAGGAGAttgaattcttcttcttcttcttcttcttctgcttctgcttctgcttcttcttctgcttctgcttctgcttcttcttctgcttctgcgcTGCTGCGGCTGCTGCTGCGGCGGCTGCGGCTGCTGCTgcggctgctgctgctgctgctgctgctgctgctgctgctgctgctgctgcttgaGGACTAA
- the LOC110620338 gene encoding uncharacterized protein LOC110620338 codes for MRGNPVGRRFSNVLSNPSAGRALFLSSSPFSTSSGSSGRGRGRGGGRGGGGDSGQFDFSARAPGKPDADNSKPDSREPPPGGFGHGRGIPSNSSPTPPAFFDFISSLKASQSGTGRGRGGGIIEPELNRPNESKRESVPPKLQFTQSVPPKTQFTQSGEPNLPSSVQSALSGVGRGKTDHPAVPAPQKEENRHLRVRPRPKPRTIGEEAEPAQARMQPKTIHEGDGSGRGVGPFRARGGFAGGRGRGRGRGRGRGQWERREKEEDSEGGFAAGLFLGDNADGEKLAESVGVENMNKLIEGFEEMSGKVLPSPMEDAYFDALHTNYMIEFEPEYLMGEFDQNPDIDEKPPMPLRDMLEKVKPFIMAYEGIQSQEEWKEVVEETMKNVALLKEIVDYYSGPDRITAKRQQEELERVAKTIPANAPASVMQFADRAVLSLQSNPGWGFDKKCQFMDKLVREVNQCYN; via the exons ATGAGAGGAAACCCAGTAGGAAGACGATTCTCTAATGTACTATCGAATCCCTCCGCCGGACGCGCCCTTTTTCTATCGTCTTCTCCCTTCTCCACTTCCTCAGGCTCCTCAGGTCGCGGCCGTGGCCGCGGCGGTGGCCGCGGCGGTGGCGGAGATTCTGGTCAATTCGATTTCAGTGCAAGGGCACCAGGCAAGCCTGATGCTGATAATTCAAAACCTGACTCTCGAGAACCACCACCAGGTGGATTTGGTCATGGCCGTGGTATACCTAGTAATTCTTCTCCAACTCCTCCTGCGTTTTTCGACTTCATATCATCGTTAAAAGCATCTCAGTCCGGCACGGGACGTGGCCGAGGCGGAGGCATTATCGAACCGGAACTGAATAGACCCAATGAGTCAAAGCGCGAGTCAGTACCTCCTAAACTGCAGTTCACTCAGTCAGTACCTCCCAAGACGCAGTTCACTCAGTCAGGTGAGCCAAATCTGCCATCCAGCGTACAATCTGCACTATCTGGCGTTGGTCGTGGAAAAACAGATCATCCTGCCGTGCCTGCTCCGCAGAAGGAAGAGAACCGGCATCTCCGGGTTCGTCCTAGACCCAAGCCCAGGACCATTGGAGAAGAAGCTGAGCCAGCTCAGGCCCGTATGCAGCCTAAAACTATCCATGAGGGGGATGGAAGTGGAAGGGGCGTTGGGCCTTTCCGGGCGCGAGGTGGATTTGCTggaggtagaggtagagggagaggcagaggaagggggAGGGGGCAGTGGGAGCGAAGAGAGAAGGAGGAGGATTCGGAGGGAGGGTTCGCAGCAGGTCTCTTCTTAGGGGACAATGCTGATGGGGAGAAACTGGCGGAAAGTGTTGGTGTTGAGAACATGAACAAGTTGATTGAAGGGTTTGAAGAGATGAGTGGGAAAGTACTGCCTTCGCCTATGGAAGATGCCTATTTTGATGCCTTGCATACGAATTATATG ATTGAGTTCGAGCCTGAGTACTTGATGGGGGAGTTTGATCAAAACCCAGATATTGATGAAAAGCCGCCTATGCCTCTTCGGGATATGCTGGAGAAGGTGAAACCTTTCATAATGGCGTATGAAGGAATCCAAAGTCAAGAAGAGTGGAAG GAGGTTGTTGAAGAAACAATGAAGAATGTAGCATTATTGAAAGAGATAGTTGATTATTACAGTGGACCTGATAGAATTACAGCAAAGAGACAACAAGAAGAGTTAGAAAGAGTGGCCAAAACTATTCCTGCAAATGCCCCTGCTTCTGTAATGCAGTTTGCTGATCGTGCAGTTCTTTCTCTTCAG AGCAACCCTGGCTGGGGATTTGACAAGAAATGTCAATTTATGGATAAGCTTGTGAGAGAGGTTAATCAGTGTTACAACTAA
- the LOC110620872 gene encoding 4-alpha-glucanotransferase DPE2 — protein sequence MANLGLSSGTKSVKSVNVSFRLPYYTQWGQSLLVCGSEPILGSWDVKKGLLLSPVHEGEELIWYGSVATPTEFSCEYNYYVVDDEKNVLRWEMGKRRKLLLSKEINGGETVQLHDLWQTGGDAIPFRSAFKNVIFRRSWNLSIERPLGVQNKLDKEDTVLVHFKICCPNVEEETSLYVIGSNAKLGRWNVQEGLKLSYAGDSIWQADAVMPRSEFPIKYRYCKYNKAGNFSLETGQNRDLSFDSSKIPPRYIFLSDGMLREMPWRGAGVAIPMFSVRSENDLGVGEFLDLKLLVDWAVESGFHLVQLLPINDTSVHGMWWDSYPYSSLSVFALHPLYLRVQALSENLKEDVKREIQQAGKKLDGKDVDYEATMAAKLSIAKKVFAQEKDLILNSSSFQQYFLENEEWLKPYAAFCFLRDFFETSDHSQWGRFSHYSKEKLEKLVSKDSLHYDIICFHYYVQFHLHLQLSEAAEYARKNGVILKGDLPIGVDRNSVDTWVYPNLFRMNTSTGAPPDYFDKNGQNWGFPTYNWEEMSKDNYAWWRARLTQMAKYFTAYRIDHILGFFRIWELPEHAMTGLIGKFRPSIPLSQEELEKEGIWDFDRLSRPYIIQEFLQEKFGASWTFIAANFMNEYQKGRYEFKDDCNTEKKIAYKLKTFAEKSMLLESEDKIRHGLFDVLKNIVLIRDPEDSRKFYPRFNLEDTSSFQDLDDHSKNVLKKLYYDYYFHRQENLWRKNAMKTLPVLLNSSDMLACGEDLGLIPACVHPVMQELGLIGLRIQRMPSEPDLEFGIPSQYSYMTVCAPSCHDCSTLRAWWEEDEERRCRFFKNVVGSNELPPSQCTPEIANFVIRLHVEAPSMWAIFPLQDLLALKEEYTTRPATEETINDPTNPKHYWRYRVHVTLESLMKDKELKTSISSLIRGSGRSYPGKADEGGNKGTSSSVLGKQQVNSSGETSMISIQSNGVPGKGTSVL from the exons ATGGCCAATTTGGGATTATCTTCTGGGACCAAGTCTGTGAAATCAGTGAACGTGAGCTTTAGATTACCATATTACACTCAATGGGGTCAGAGCCTACTTGTCTGCGGTTCTGAACCGATCCTGGGTTCATGGGATGTGAAGAAGGGCTTATTGTTGAGTCCCGTTCATGAGGGTGAGGAGCTAATATGGTACGGAAGTGTTGCAACTCCAACTGAATTTAGTTGTGAGTATAATTATTATGTGGTGGACGATGAGAAAAATGTGTTAAGATGGGAGATGGGAAAGAGGCGAAAACTTTTACTTTCAAAGGAGATAAATGGTGGGGAGACTGTCCAGCTTCATGATCTTTGGCAG ACTGGTGGTGATGCTATCCCTTTCAGAAGTGCCTTCAAAAATGTTATCTTTCGCAGAAGTTGGAATTTGAGCATAGAAAGACCTCTAGGGGTCCAGAATAAGTTGGACAAGGAAG ACACTGTTCTTGTCCATTTCAAAATTTGCTGCCCTAACGTTGAAGAAGAGACATCA TTATATGTGATTGGCAGCAATGCAAAATTAGGCCGGTGGAATGTCCAGGAGGGACTTAAACTTAGCTATGCTGGTGACTCAATTTGGCAAGCAGATGCTGTTATGCCAAGGAGTGAATTCCCAATAAA ATATAGGTACTGCAAGTATAACAAGGCAGGAAACTTTTCTTTGGAAACTGGTCAAAATCGAGACCTCTCTTTTGACTCTTCAAAAATTCCACCAagatatatttttctttcagatGGCATGTTGCGA GAAATGCCTTGGAGGGGTGCTGGTGTTGCAATTCCCATGTTTTCTGTTAGATCAGAGAATGATCTTGGAGTTGGTGAGTTTCTTGATCTGAAACTTCTTGTTGATTGGGCTGTGGAGTCTGGGTTTCATTTGGTTCAACTTCTGCCGATCAATGACACATCTGTGCATGGGATGTGGTGGGATTCATATCCTTACAG CTCACTATCTGTTTTTGCGTTGCATCCACTGTACTTGAGAGTACAGGCACTTTCAGAAAACCTGAAAGAGGATGTCAAG AGAGAGATTCAGCAAGCTGGAAAAAAATTGGATGGAAAG GATGTTGATTATGAGGCCACTATGGCTGCTAAACTCTCAATTGCGAAGAAAGTTTTTGCCCAAGAGAAGGATTTGATTCTTAACTCCAGTTCCTTTCAGCAATATTTCTTAGAGAATGAG GAATGGTTAAAACCCTATGCGGCTTTCTGCTTCTTGCGAGACTTTTTTGAAACTTCAGATCACAGCCAATGGGGTCGTTTTTCCCATTATTCCAAGGAGAAG CTTGAGAAACTTGTCTCAAAAGACAGCTTGCACTATGACATAATTTGCTTCCATTATTATGTTCAATTCCACTTGCATTTGCAG TTGTCAGAAGCTGCAGAATATGCAAGAAAGAATGGAGTGATATTGAAAGGAGATCTACCTATTGGTGTTGACAGAAACAGTGTGGATACATGGGTCTATCCAAATCTATTCCGGATGAACACATCTACTGGAGCACCTCCAGATTACTTTGATAAAAATGGACAGAATTGGGGATTTCCTACTTATAATTGGGAGGAAATGTCAAAAGATAACTATGCTTGGTGGCGTGCTCGTTTAACTCAG ATGGCCAAGTACTTCACAGCATACCGGATTGATCATATATTGGGTTTCTTTAGGATTTGGGAACTTCCAGAGCATGCCATGACTGGCCTAATAGGAAAATTCCGACCATCTATCCCTCTAAGTCAG GAAGAACTTGAAAAAGAGGGAATTTGGGATTTTGATCGCTTGAGTCGTCCATATATTATTCAGGAATTTTtacag GAAAAATTTGGAGCTTCATGGACTTTTATTGCAGCAAATTTTATGAATGAATATCAGAAGGGCCGCTACGAG TTCAAGGATGACTGTAACACAGAGAAAAAAATTGCTTACAAATTGAAGACATTTGCTGAGAAGTCCATGTTGTTGGAGAGTGAGGATAAAATACGTCATGGCCtctttgatgttttaaag AATATAGTTCTTATTAGAGATCCAGAAGACTCAAGGAAATTCTATCCCCGTTTCAACCTTGAGGATACTTCAAGTTTCCAAGATCTGGATGATCACAG TAAAAATGTTCTGaaaaaattgtattatgattaCTATTTCCATCGGCAAGAGAACCTATGGCGGAAAAATGCTATGAAAACTTTGCCTGTCCTCCTGAACTCATCAGACATGCTAGCCTGTGGAGAAGATTTGGGCCTCATTCCTGCCTGTGTTCATCCA GTTATGCAAGAGCTGGGATTAATAGGTTTACGAATTCAACGTATGCCTAGTGAACCTGATCTGGAGTTTGGTATTCCTTCCCAGTACAGCTACATGACG GTGTGTGCTCCATCATGCCATGATTGCTCCACTCTGCGTGCTTGGtgggaagaagatgaagaaagaagatgtCGATTCTTCAAGAATGTGGTGGGGTCCAATGAACTGCCGCCTAGTCAATGTACGCCAGAAATTGCAAATTTTGTCATTAGGCTACATGTTGAAGCTCCATCAATGTGGGCAATTTTCCCTCTTCAG GATTTGTTGGCCTTAAAAGAAGAGTACACGACTCGTCCTGCAACAGAGGAGACTATCAATGATCCCACCAATCCCAAGCATTATTGGAGATACC GTGTGCATGTGACATTGGAGTCTCTAATGAAGGATAAAGAACTCAAAACGAGCATTAGCAGTCTAATTCGTGGGAGCGGAAGATCATATCCTGGAAAGGCGGACGAGGGAGGGAATAAAGGAACATCTTCCTCAGTTCTGGGGAAGCAGCAGGTTAACAGTAGCGGCGAAACGAGTATGATTTCGATACAATCAAATGGAGTTCCAGGAAAGGGGACTTCTGTGTTGTAA
- the LOC110620340 gene encoding Werner Syndrome-like exonuclease, protein MTVSIIDYQLTNDTHNLYDITFFTDQIHTLVTNTPSLVDQWITETQQLLHQNPTIVGLDVEWRPNFNRHIENPIATLQLCIDHKCLIFQLIYSPTIPQSLVEFLLSENFLFVGVGIGSDVEKLVEDYGLSVRNTVDLRNLAAEKLGMRELKNAGLKNLVKEVLGKEINKPKRVTMSRWDNPWLTPDQVQYACLDAFVSSEICRRLNSSSAAAATATATAGAST, encoded by the coding sequence ATGACAGTGAGCATCATAGACTACCAACTCACCAACGACACACACAATCTCTACGATATCACCTTCTTCACGGACCAGATCCACACTCTAGTCACCAACACTCCCTCCCTCGTCGACCAATGGATTACCGAAACTCAACAACTACTTCACCAAAACCCTACCATCGTTGGCCTAGATGTCGAGTGGCGTCCCAATTTCAACCGCCATATCGAGAACCCAATCGCCACTCTACAGCTCTGCATTGATCACAAATGCCTCATTTTTCAGCTCATATATTCCCCAACTATCCCACAATCTCTTGTGGAATTTCTTCTCAGTGAGAATTTCTTGTTTGTGGGCGTTGGAATTGGTAGTGACGTTGAAAAGCTGGTGGAGGATTATGGGTTGAGTGTGAGAAACACAGTGGATTTGAGGAACTTGGCTGCGGAGAAGCTAGGAATGCGGGAGCTGAAGAATGCTGGGTTGAAGAATTTGGTCAAGGAAGTGTTGGGGAAGGAAATTAATAAGCCCAAGAGAGTCACAATGAGTAGATGGGACAATCCATGGCTTACTCCTGATCAGGTTCAGTATGCTTGTCTTGATGCCTTTGTGTCTTCTGAAATCTGCAGGAGATTGAATTCTTCTTCTGCTGCTGCTGCTACTGCTACTGCTACTGCCGGAGCTTCTACTTGA
- the LOC110621637 gene encoding phosphatidylinositol 4-kinase gamma 8 produces MRWLISHGKTRSQGSSEKKCLWHAIVTILFCMRFLKMAVAIDQHHGFRPFNRSQRCRLQSFTYLDNNIAEISQTNLNHSLKQAFEVANFHRSFSSPCLPLATRLEDKLDANPTVEIVGGHRAPRVRALVVEVAIAIASGIDLMPVSSGLGGAYFIRNKSGDNIAVTKPIDEVGGLMLGHSGMKRSVRVGGTGIREVAAYLLDHDGFAGVPPTALVKINHIGFHINNGAGGTTVSDPPSKVASLQHFVDHDFDAGELGPSGFSVASVHQIGIFDVRLLNLDRHAGNILVKKNDHQENGAIGVVDLVPIDHGLCLPEWLDDPYFEWLHWPQASVAFSESELEYIHNLDPFKDAELLRSELPSLGESSIRVLILCTIFLKQAASVGLCLADIGEMMTREFCGGEENLSVLENLCAKAKASLVTKSNDEDIYDNYDDDDDENSEKNLPKKEEVTIFEFDDESENILNEVSDVPQHVQFPPKMASFSKNPRFSSIRSMPKLQDAAASPPLSKQDDYEDGNTHHKHTYITKENSDNDSGDGIKVGGLTRSISCALHNYNSEIEGISLGDMSGSEWKLFLECFGMLLPEAFEGAKCMGSKQRLGTSCKF; encoded by the coding sequence ATGAGATGGCTAATCTCCCATGGAAAGACTAGATCTCAGGGATCCTCTGAGAAGAAGTGCCTTTGGCATGCCATTGTTACCATTCTCTTCTGCATGAGATTCTTAAAAATGGCGGTAGCCATTGATCAACATCATGGATTCAGGCCGTTTAATCGATCTCAGAGATGCAGACTCCAATCCTTTACTTATCTAGATAACAACATTGCTGAAATTAGCCAAACCAATCTTAACCATTCCTTAAAACAAGCATTTGAAGTTGCTAATTTTCACCGAAGCTTCTCTAGTCCGTGCTTACCCCTGGCCACTAGATTGGAAGACAAGCTTGATGCCAACCCAACAGTTGAAATTGTTGGTGGCCATAGAGCACCTAGAGTGCGTGCTCTTGTTGTTGAGGTTGCCATAGCTATAGCATCTGGTATTGATCTCATGCCAGTATCAAGCGGGCTAGGTGGTGCTTACTTCATACGCAACAAGAGTGGTGATAATATTGCAGTCACAAAGCCAATTGATGAAGTTGGTGGATTGATGCTAGGCCATTCTGGAATGAAACGTTCAGTTCGAGTTGGTGGGACTGGAATTCGGGAAGTAGCTGCGTATCTTCTTGATCATGATGGTTTTGCTGGAGTTCCTCCAACAGCCTTAGTCAAAATCAATCATATTGGGTTTCATATAAATAATGGTGCTGGTGGTACCACTGTATCAGATCCACCTTCTAAGGTTGCCTCACTCCAACATTTCGTTGATCACGATTTTGACGCAGGGGAATTAGGCCCTTCTGGCTTCTCAGTTGCTTCAGTTCATCAAATTGGAATTTTTGATGTCAGGCTCCTAAATCTTGACAGACACGCTGGAAATATTCTAGTCAAGAAGAATGATCATCAAGAAAATGGTGCAATTGGGGTAGTTGATCTTGTGCCTATAGACCATGGTCTTTGCCTACCAGAATGGCTCGATGATCCTTACTTTGAATGGCTGCATTGGCCTCAGGCATCGGTTGCCTTTTCAGAGTCTGAATTGGAATACATACACAATCTTGATCCTTTCAAAGACGCAGAGCTCTTAAGGTCTGAGCTTCCTTCTTTAGGAGAATCATCTATCCGAGTTCTTATCCTTTGCACTATTTTCTTGAAGCAAGCTGCTTCTGTAGGACTTTGCCTTGCTGATATAGGTGAAATGATGACTCGTGAGTTCTGTGGCGGAGAGGAAAATTTAAGTGTGCTAGAGAATCTTTGTGCAAAAGCAAAGGCAAGTTTGGTTACTAAATCCAATGATGAGGACATTTATGACAATTATGACGATGACGATGATGAGAATAGTGAGAAAAATCTACCAAAAAAAGAAGAGGTTACTATATTTGAATTTGATGATGAAAGTGAAAACATTTTGAATGAGGTTTCTGACGTCCCTCAACATGTACAATTTCCTCCTAAGATGGCTAGCTTCTCAAAAAATCCGAGGTTTTCATCCATAAGATCGATGCCTAAACTGCAAGATGCAGCAGCGTCACCTCCCCTAAGCAAGCAAGATGACTACGAAGATGGTAATACACATCATAAGCACACATACATCACGAAAGAAAATAGTGATAATGATAGCGGAGATGGTATCAAAGTAGGGGGTTTGACAAGGAGCATCAGTTGCGCTCTACACAATTATAACAGTGAAATTGAAGGCATTTCTCTTGGAGACATGAGTGGAAGTGAATGGAAATTATTCTTGGAGTGCTTTGGTATGCTTTTGCCTGAGGCTTTTGAAGGTGCTAAGTGCATGGGCTCAAAGCAAAGGTTGGGAACTTCTTGCAAGTTCTGA